The sequence GTAGATCTTCTgtcgttatttttttttcttttggtaTCTTCGTGCTGTCGTGACTATGAAAATGTGCTTGGTAGCGGAAATTAATGCTATGGTTaacgatatattttgtacttaaCACGACAAGGAGCACGATAGTTGGTGATTTTCGGTAATTATGTAATCGGTAAAATTCatgttttaacgtgtaacgtgttTCGCGAGGgtaattttgttcttataGAAACGGGGGGGATTTTTCATATCGAGTGGGAGATTTATGTCGATTGATCGCAGCGTAATCGCATATTAATATTCTCTGTATccttgtattaatattatacacgtatatatacatatctgaCAGCACGTACACTTTTGTAGTTTAAAATGCAACTTATTTAACGATGTActtctttcctctcttcttaCGAACAATAAAATCAGTTGGTCAATTATTTCTCTAATTACTCGAAATTAACctgtttgaaatttactttcattttcaaaattagaACATTCGTAATTAtctctaaaagaaaaaaaattctttttaaaatggAATGCTATAATACACGAAAGTGTTATACTTctgttatatgaaataatcTAAGGATCCCAAATATCGCTTGCCATGCAATGTTTTTCAATGAACCATaccaagaaatatttaaaacaatgaaatattcCGAATCTAGAGGCTGAACTATACGTCATtcgaaaaaatgtttcgaacAGAATTTGCTTCGTTTCGAGGGTGACATCTCGCGATGGTCGCAAATCTTACGTAGGTGAACGTGCCTTCGAGATTTCAAGCTGATCTTCGCTCTTCTAAAGGGAATCATGCACTTTCTTATACACCGTTCGATGCAGTTTTTAATTCTCtacaaaaaagtattatacaattttagtCTCGCGAGACTCGTTGTATGAAAAACAAGGGAAGATAACATGGTGCTCTTACGTTCGCCTTCTCCGCCGCACCCAACGAAGTTAACATTgcaatatcttttaaactgTCCATTTTCCGATACAAGtagttatatacttttttgtaGAGAATTAGAACCTGCATCGAACAActgtgaaaaaaatatatagttccATTTAAAGGGTCAAAGGTCACCTCGAGATCTCGAAAACGCCTGTACCTAGGCAAATCTGCTGGTCATCGTGAGACGCCTCATTCGAAACAGAACAAATTTTATCTGACAgattttttccaatttataaataatttaattggtatttaatgaaattaatattttcgtgGGTCGATTCAAAGTTACTCGTCTAGTGTCAAGTTTTGAACGTAGAGAGGAAGAAGTAGACGAATAACTAAAATTAGACAATCGCTCTAGTATCTGGCCAACGTGTATTTAGTCAGTTTTGGCTTATTGTTTGGCAGATTAAAACATGTAGCTACATATGGCGGTGTACGCAATTTTGTAGATTGCAGAAGGAACTCGAGCGCGTGAATGACCTCTTGCTAATCGACAGAAGCTTGCTGTTTCGTGATCAAAGATACGAAACTCGGTAATTAGATGTCTATTAGTTCCACCGTATACCAGCAATGATCGTTCAATGTGCAATTTCTTCCTCGTAGTACCCATACGCTAAAATCACAGTCAGCCTCGATAATTTCATCACTTTTCACTGCGACACTGGACGTTTCGGTTACCTTAACACGACAAATGATCCAAAAAGAGAAACCTTTTCGAACCGACTCCTTCGTGTCCTGGCTCATTTCTTTTCTGTCCTTTAGAAAACACAGACGAACGAAGCATTCGGTGGAAAAACGAGCAACAGTCGTCAAACcgagaaacaaaataattcgATGTTAAAAAGACAATTGCTCCGCTGTTGCATATTGATCGGCGCGGACCAAATTAATTATCAGGCGAACGTACGCTAATCGGAACGGGTTATCCCATTTGGttgtttgttaataaattaacaCTGCAAAATTACGTTCGTTTTTACGCCGAATGCTCTTCTTTCAACTTCATATAATCGATTAAAGTGATTTCACGCTGCATATAATATATCAGAATTATTCTATCGCTCTTAACCAGTCAGCTGTaagacgagtatactcgtccaACTGCAATATTCTGCAATAAATAACATAGAATGAAGTTGTAACGAAGCGACAGTttgattttgcaattttagtCACCGACACGCCCCGTCATGACACGAAGTATCGCCATTTCctcatgacgagtatactcgtcagaaACAACTAACTGGTTAAGAACCTTCGTATTCCCATTATCCTTGCGTCGTACGCGATCAGCACAAGGAAGCCCTCGATCATGGTAGACGTTAAAACACACCTATAAGACCGATAATGATATATCTGTAAGGAAATGAGAtggaaataaacgtttatctaCCATCTGATCTCTTTTGTAGTCATTTTTGTTTGCTTCCGCGACATAATGAAAATCCAGTTCGATTTCTctcaacgataaaaaaaagaacaaaaaggaaagagagcgGGCAGATCTCTCTTCCCTCGAATCGAACGTCCAGATCGTTGCTGCAGAAGAGATTGTGTTAATCGTGTGTCTGTGTGCCTTTTATACGCCTGTCTGTACGTAGCGAATTTAAACAAAAGCGAAAAGCAAATTGCAACACCAAAAACCCTGCCCGCTggcctctctctttctgcctCTCTCTATCTACTTGTACGTACGTATCTCTTTTTATACTATGAACTACATTTTTACATCTATCGCTGTCTCTCTTCTTTTACTAACTCTACTTGTTTCTtactctctgtctctctttctctctgtctctctctttctatctatctatctctgGTCGCTGTACCGATTAACACGCCACACGTTCGATTGCGAGTGTTCTTGAAGCTTCACTGATCTTCTTAACGAATagaagcgaaagaaaaaaaccGTCCGAGTGTCTCGAATCACGAACGCCTGTTGCCCgttgcattttgcgcgcagattCGTGTGGTGTATCCTTTTCCATTGATACGTTTTAGTAAGttctcttatatatatattatacatactatCTATGTACGTACATATTGGCTTGGTAACTGAGTGGTTacagattttgtcaatactgCTGATTTTCTAAAGGAAACCGTGCATTTTATTATACACCATTCGATGCAGTTTTTAATTCTCtacaaaaaagtattatacAGTTTTGGTCTCATAAGACTCGTTGTATGAAAGACAAGGGCAGATAAAATGGTGCTCTTACGTTCGCCTTCTCCGCCGCACCCAACGAAGTTAACATCGCAATATCTTTCGAACTGTCCATTTTCGGATACAAGtagttatatacttttttgtaGAGAATTAGAAGCTGCATCGAACAaatgtgaaaaaaatatatagttccATTTAAAGGGACAAAGGTCACCTTGAGATCTCGAAAACGCCTGTacttgtcattaggtggtattgacgaaatccgcaatcacttagctaccaacccaatatatcGGTTTAACAGAAGAGCGACGCATCTGGAGAATCATCGATTTATGGATATTCGGGAAACTTTCGTTCCTCAGGGAACCTCGCCTGCTATTTTGcaggaatatttaataaatgctGTTAAAATGTCAAAATAGCACGGTTATAGTAACGCAGTTATCGATTgctttaatcattttttaattgcaataCACGTAAACGGTATGTCATACGGAGACCTGTGAAATCTACTAATTTTGAGCTTTTGAGGGTGTGATAATCATTTCAATTGCTCGTGTGAATCAAATTTGGAGAAGTGTAGCCCGGCTGAATGGGCGTTTGTCAAACCACCGATAGGAAATGAATATTTACGTTCAGAGATCCCTTTGCTAATCTGTCGGAGTATGAAATTCAATTAGGCCATGAATATGAACTCCGTGCGTAGCAATTAACCAGTTAATCGCGTTTCATGAATATACTTGTGAAAAACAGAACTTCAAATTATCAACTTTGTAGACGTCCTCTGCTTTTACAGTTTGAACATATTGCAGTTGCCACTTTGTCGCTGAAAATTCTGCAATGGTAACGAGAAGAAATTGCTTTATCGCTGAATGGTTGAGCAATTGATAATTTCGAATTTGGATCAGGTTCTCTGGAAATTCAGGATTCCCAGGAATAGTAGCCTAAATGTCTCTTGATCTTCATTTAGTGGTGTCGCACTTCTGGCAAACTGGCAACACGCGTACAATGAGCCATCGCGTCGATTAATTAAACGCGTAGTGTACGTTAATACGATTCGTTTGAACGCGTTAATAGAGCcgtctgtgtgtgtgtgtgtgtacttCTCTGCAGGTTAATCGATCACGCATCAATCAATTGCCACGTACGTTATTGATCGTAAAGTTGGGGCCATAATCGACGAGTGAGAAGAGCAACTTGATTCGCCTAAGTCTAAtctaatttgttaataaattgcaGAATGGAGGGAAATGTGGTGCAGTTTtcttaaagaaaaattcaccTCTCTATTCGCAAATTCTTTTCTACTATCAAATTAGTAATTTCAAATGAACGTTAAGCCGAACCTTCGAAATATCCCTCAGATATTCCCCTACGTCTTCTCCCTCTTCTCGGACAAGATGAAGAAATGAACGAAATAGGAATTTACAAATTGTGTCTTGAATTTACGGTCGGTAACGCGCGGGCAATTTCCTGCGATACGATTAGGCAAATGTACCGCGACGAGGagtaatgaaatttcgttGCAGAACGTGGCGTGGATAGGCAAAGTGACGATAGTTCCCGAAGAGCGGACAGCGATTCGCACCCGGAGAATTGGACGGATCATGAGGCGAACGATCCGCCGAATTACGTGACGGGCTCGCCGCCCAAGTCGGAGCAGCACAACAAGGCCGAGAACACCGACAAACGGAGCAGGCTTTTTACTCGCGACAGAGGCGTGCCGGCCACCAATAAGTCCAAAAAGCATAGCCTCAGTGTGGACCTGAAGCCTCCTGCCGACTTGAATAGCTCGGAGGTAGATGGAAAATTCGATCGCATACAGcatatcgtattgtatatagTGTACAGTGTATCGCTGCTAGAATTACACTATACACTATGTACACTATATACACTGTACACAAAGTACACTATGCACTATATACACTAAGTACTGTGTACACTATACACTATGCATATTATGCACTATATACACCACGTACACTAAGAACATTATGCACTATATACAGCATATCCACTATGCACTGTATACACCATATAGACCATGCACTATATACAGCATAGAGACCATGCACTATATACACCACGTACGCTATACACTATGCATATTATACACTATACACACCACGTACACTATACACTATGCATATTATACACTATATACACCATGTCCACTATGCACTATATACACCATATAGACCATGCACTATATACACCATATAGACCATGCACTATATACACCATAAAGACCATGCACTATATACACCACGTACACTATACACTATGCACTATATACACTAAGTACTGTGTACACTGTACACTATATACACCACGTACATTATGAATATTATGCACTATATACACCATGTCCACTATGCACTATATACACCATATAGACCATGCACTATATACACCACGTACACTATACACTATGCACTATATACACCGTATACTATGTACACTGTACACTATGCACTATATACACAATGTACACTATGCActatatattatgtacactGTACACCATGTACACTATACACTAAGCATTATATACACTATATGGTATATACACCGTATACTATGCACACTATGCACTACATACACCATGTACACTATGCATTGTGTACGGTAGTGTATCACTGCTAGTATATACACTATACTACTAGTATATAGTGATACATTTATCTTGATATCGTGTATAGTGTACGGAGTATCAAATACGATAGCGACGTCACCGTATCGTCGCTCGTCTCACAGCTATTTGACGAAAAAGATTCTCCCACTGCATAGAAATACAAATCGATACGACATAAAACAGATGAGAACCTCGATTCTCCTCGGTTCCCTTATTTACGTACGTATCTTCGTAATCAGCGACGCGTATAAATTCTCgatatattcaatttatcgTCCATCATAGAATTTAATTGCGCTCGAACGTGAGAGCAGTCGCGATCGTAATCTTGAAACATTTCGCTCGTACGTCAAGCTGGCAACGCGTATTTAAAACGGGCCACGTATTGTTTCAGCCGAGGAAAGCGTTGGTCGAGCAATTAAGCCGGGTCTTACCGGATGACAGTTTGCCGGACGCTGTGTCGTTGGTGTCGCTGGCTGATCCTGGCGCGGCTGTGCTGGCCACGAGACTTCAAGAGAGGAACCACAGGGTCCTGACGACCGCCTCTCCGGCGGATATTCGTGCCACGTTCACGTGTTTGGTCACGCGAATACAGAAATTGTaactaataatttacttaacgACATAACGATCTTCCCTTTACTTAACCAGTTAGCtatttttcacaaatataCACATCACGAAGAAATTGCGATATCCCGCgtcatgacgagtatactcgtcatgaagaaatggcaatattttgtattataacgaatataaaaCTGCAGTAACCAAGTCACAAAATAAAACAGTCATTTAATTGcaacttaattctatgttataaCAGCCACGCGTACTCTgcgtttgacgagtatactcgtcgtcgctTACTTCTTGCGGCACATTTTATGTGCACACTTTTCAGAGTTATCAAAGAGTCCGCAACAGCCACGAGTGTACTCGTCACAACGCAAGATATTGTcatttcttcgtgacgagtatactcgtcaggAACAGCTAACTGATTAATCAACGGTTTATCCTCGCTAGTATTTCGCTACCCATCTATTGGAAGATACAAttctaatacaatataaatataaatatcatagaacaacgaaaaaattaacgacaatgatattatttattaataacgaaaCCATCTTGTCATTTCTAGTTGTAACAGCTCCGCTAAGCCGCCGGCACCGATCAAAGTAGTCATTGCCGGTGGTGACGGTTTCGTGAACGCAGTGCTCCGCCACTACGTGGATCAGCTGAGTTTTCGACCGCAGAATTATCTCAAGTTCTTCGTAGTGCCTCTGGGCTCCAATACGTTGTCCAAATATCTCGGCTCCATAGACGCCAAGTACTCGATGTTGTTCGGTGACGAGTGGAAAGAATTGTTGGAAAGGGAGGGCGGTGGCGCGAGCGAGGGTGCGGCCAGAGTTTCCGAGTATTTGGCTTCGGCTGGTACAACCTTGCTACTGCCAATTGCGGAAGCCATGGTTACCTACAGGTACGATATTCAGGCGGTTCAATTGATTTTTACGTATATACATTATGGATTTTCTTTACGCGATACTAGGCTACCCGACAGTGGCTTTACCCACAcagtattttcaatttatgagACGTTTTTAGGGGTTGAATCTCGAAAAAAGCTCAAACACATGTTCGTTCATTTTTAATGAAGAGTTTCTATCCCGAACTTCGAGTGTCTAACTTCTGAGGATGTAGAGTTTGTCCTTTGAGAAAACAATTTAGTCCTTTTTCACCCCCCCCCCCATTAGGATTAAATTTGCACAAAATAAGTGCGGATAAGTATAGCATCGCTAGGAAATTTGTTAATCTCCGTTTCTTCCAAGAAATCTTCTTCGAAGAATCAAAAGATCTCCTTTCAGAAACAAATTCCTGACTCTACTTCATCTTCATAAAAGCGCCTAAATTCCACTCGAATTCGAAAGTTGCTTTTATCTTTCACGATAGAAGGTTTTTCAAACCCACTGCTACTGATACGAATCGCCATAAAATCTTGTTATAAAAATCATTATGAAAACAAATTACAGAagatattaaagtataaaagtaCAAATCGCTGTTCGTACGCTGAAGCAGAGATCATAACAAGAACCAAACATCGTAATTTGATTTCGCAGAGAAACAGACGACAGCAGCCAAATCTTCATCCCATTCATAAACGACGTCCGCGTGGGCTGTCCGGATAGCAGTTCCTCTGCGTCGGTTGACCTCGAAGAGAGCAACGTGACCATGTCTGGTTCACCACCTTCTCTGCCACCCCTTGTATTACCTGTTACATTTCCTGGTAGGTTAACGCCACCAAGCAGCCCGAACGTCGGTCAACCAACGAGGGAAGGCTGGGAACCGGTCGAGTTACAACTCGATTATTGGAGCAAGCAAACACAGGGTGAAAAAGGCAAGAACACATTGAGACAGGCGTTTAGGGCGTTACACGTTCAGAGACTTCCGCCTCTGGGTGAAACTCCTGGCCATTATTTGTCCATGAACTACACCACAAAGGAGAAGAAGCAAAAAAGTACGTGTCAATTTGCATCGTTTGTAACTTTTCTACTAACCAACTTTCATTCGGATCACGAATTTTGGCAACTTTGCAGTTGCTAAAGGTATGCGAGTACCACTGGCAGGATTAACCAGTTGGCTATTcctgacgagtatactcgtcacaaGGAAACGGCGATATTCCGCGTTATGACGAATATACTCGTCGTGCGTAACAAGTACAATTTGTTGTTTAAATTTCAGTTTAGTAATTGCAGTGAATTACAGTAATGAAATTAATCCATAAAATAGtcatttcgttaattaacttAATTCTAGATTATAACAGCCTCGCGTACTCTgcgtttgacgagtatactcgtcatgcgTAATAAGTAGGTACAATTTGttgtttaaatttcaatttaataattgcaaTGGATTGcagtaatgaaattaaactGTAAAACAatcattttgttaattatcttaattctatatcataATAATCACGTGTACTCTgcgtttgacgagtatactcgtcacacGTAACAAGTACAatgtgttttttaaatttcaatttagtaATTGCAATAAATTGCAGTAATGAAATTAATCCGTAAAACAGCAACTTCGCTAATTAActtaattctaatttataaCAGCCTCGCGTACTCTgcgtttgacgagtatactcgtcacacGTAACAAGTAcaatttaatgtttaaatttcaatgtagTAATTGCAATGAATTACAGTAATGAAATTAATCCATAAAATAGtcatttcgttaattaacttaattctaatttataaCAGCCTCGCGTACTCTgcgtttgacgagtatactcgtcacacGTAACAAGTAcaatttaatgtttaaatttcaatgtagTAATTGCAATGAATTACAGTAATGAAATTAATCCATAAAATAGtcatttcgttaattaacttaattctatatcataATAACCACGTGTACTCTgcgtttgacgagtatactcgtcacacGTAACAAGTACAATTTGttgtttaaatttcaatttagtaATTGcagtaatgaaattaaaccGTAAAAAAACAGTCATTTCGTTAATTATcttaattctaatttataataacCTCGCGTACTCTGCgcttgacgagtatactcgtcatcgctCACTTTTTGCCACACATTTCAGGTGCACACTTTTCAAAGAAATCACAACCTATTAACTAACTGATGAATGATAActtttagtaaaatataatgtgtgtgtgtgtcaaATTGTTTTTGAAAAAGGCTAAATTGAACGCTGTAGGATGTTAGAAgattattgtttttaataacTGAAACTGCAGATGAAAAGAAGACAATTTCTCAACAAGACGATGCTGAATAGATTTATGATGATGGCCAGCATCGAGTCTTAATGTGAACGCGTCCTAGAACCCTAAAAGAAGCACAAAAGCCACGTAGGAAGACATTCAAAACAAAACTATAAATAAGTTAATGACTAGTATACTTAAGGGATTAATAACAGTAATCAAAAACAGAGGAAAATCCAGGAAATATGGAACGAAAACGTAACAAAATTAACACTGAATTTGTATCTTCAGTCAAAACCAAAAGtacaattttaagaaaaaatcTAATGTCTTCGTGAcgtcgaaagaagaaaatttatcgtttctcTAGTCTTCAATTCTGTTTTACATTGTAATACGAAATTGTACAAACAATTCGgtcaattttgttttttttttttttttaatattacgaacAATCTAAAAATACAGTTGAGCTTGTAATTATTCACGTATACTATACGTACGTGGATCATATGTGTGAGTATATGTTCGGAACTGGTAGCATAAAAtgagattaaattaaattaaaaggaGAAAATCCCACGAGAGCAATTAGgagttaaatataattcacaTTTAACTACGTTGTATTTTTCTGAAATGGTATTAgctttcagaaataaattttatacttctgTTTGTTCTATTGCAGTAATGAGACTGggtaagaagaaagagaaagagaaggaaaacgaGCCAAAGAGTCAAACGGTAGAAGGCGTGACACGACTTATATGCTCTGCGAAGACTCACAACATTCCATTAAGAGGTAATAACACATTCCACTTTTCTGATAACATTACATCTATAGAAAACGTACAAAAATCACAGTATTTTTTAggataagaaaaattgaaattttctttagaaattttcttctcAAGCAACATAAAAATTACCGCCATATGATACTGCTATTGGactcatattttaattaaaattatagtgTTAGTTAGATCAGaattatagaaaatgaaaatgtacgTTTAACCCTCGGTTGTCACACTGGGGTTTGCCCAAACCCAAGTTGTTGAACTTTCCAATTTCCAATTGGAACTTTCAAGAAGCTGCTGTTATAAAAACAACAGAGATATTCAGTGGAAAAAATTGGGAACGTAGTTTCAACATGTTGCAATATGTTCTGATAACAAAAAAAGGTTAACAAACCAAGTGagattatttaagaaaacaaaGAATCTTTGTAACTGTAAGTTTCAATagagaaacatttttaagTGAAAAATGCTGTAACTCTTCTTAAGTTTTCACATCTATCATTTCAAGTCTTTGTATTCATACGACCATGTTTATTCATTTCTTTGACTCAAGGAATTCACTGCACCATGTGAAATACATCAGGTtgtctgaaaagtttcttaGATAGATGcacattatttcttttatattatttttattgaattatgtatggtCCATTTAGCGCCAATagaacaacaaaaatatcttcaataaaataacataaaccAAACAATTTGCATCTATCATTTCAAGTCTTTGTATTCATACGACcatgtttattaatttctttgacTCAAGGAATTCACTGCACCATGTGAAATACATCAGGTtgtctgaaaagtttcttaGATAGATGcacattatttcttttatgttatttttattgaattatctattttattttattaaaatatcttcaataaaataacataaaccAAACAATTTGCATCTATCATTTCAAGTCTTTGTATTCATACGACcatgtttattaatttctttgacTCAAGGAATTCACTGCACCATGTGAAATACATCAGATtgtctgaaaagtttcttaGATAGATGcacattatttcttttatgttatttttattgaattatctattttattttattaaaatatcttcaataaaataacataaaccAAACAATTTGCATCTATCATTTCAAGTCTTTGTATTCATACGACcatgtttattaatttctttgacTCAAGGAATTCACTGCACCATGTGAAATACATCAGGTtgtctgaaaagtttcttaGATAGATGcacattatttcttttatattatttttattgaattatctattttattttattaaaatatcttcaataaaataacataaaccAAACAATTTGCATCTATCATTTCAAGTCTCTGTATTCATACGACcatgtttattaatttctttgacTCAAGGAATTCACTGCACCATGTGAAATACATCAGGTtgtctgaaaagtttcttaGATAGATgcatattatttcttttatgttatttttattgaattatctattttattttattaaaatatcttgaataaaataacataaaccAAACAATTTGCATCTATCGTTTGCTTATGAAACGCAAGGAATTTCTGGCACAGTTTAATAGAAAGAGAATAACGTAGGCAAAATGTGGGAAAATTGTGCAGAGGAACGTTAGCACGTGGAACGTTGAAATTACACGAATAACTTGTTCTTCTTCAGTGAGCATCGACGGTACCGAGTGGTACGGCGTGAAATTCTTCCAACTGTCGGCGCAGTGGCAGACGCACATCAAGACGTTCCCGATAGCGATGTTGGAGTACAGCCCCCAGCAACAAGCAGCGAACCCCACGTAAACGCTTGCCTCGTTCCCGTCAGCGGCCAGACGTTTCGCCAGATTTCGTTTGTGTTCATGGATATTGCCAATTAGAAACAACCGCTTAGCTTATCGCGCAAAACCCGAAAGCCATGAAACCCTCGGAACGTcggaaaatagagaaaagaaagggaagaaataGCGAGATAGAGTGGAAGATGTAATGCGCGATAGAGCGCCAGAGTTCGTACAGTGGACAGTCTGCTGCTTGAAACCGTAAGTCGTTGCAGGTTATGCAGGTTTCTACAGTGTTTGAGCGCTGCCTGTTCGTTTAATTGGCCCGCGGTGTTGCATTACGCTCGGGTCGTTCGTTCGATTACGTTTCGAGAAGCGGAAAGCAAACTTGGAAACTGTGCGATCTGTTAACGTTTTTGCTGCCAACTGTCCCAAGGGCAAAGAGAAGCCAGAAAcacagagaagaaaagagacggGTCTCTTTATCGCGCGTGCGACCAGTTCGCTAAGAGTAGGCGCGTAACTGAGACGTATCGAAGATCGGTAGACGCATAACGCCAACACACATATCGTATTACGATTAATATAAGATaacgacgatgacgatggATCTCGTTGGTTACGCGAATGCCATACAGCGAGAGAACATGCGGTTACATCGTTACGAGCACGATGTCCGCAGCAGAAGCGAATTGCACGAATAGGATATTCGATTTTCCTGTCGGTAACGGCACATGCGATGGATTACGAAGTATCGTTCGGGAACCGAGTTCAGCAATCCACCCCCACCCCTTCTCCTGCATCCCCACTCCCTAGCCGTCGACGCGTGTacatatagaaatttttttaagGACGAGCATAGGAAAATCGATCGGTTTCGCCTGCGAATCGAACTGATACGCGTATTTGCTAAGATAGTTCTTCGTCTAAATCGCAAGGTAGCGAAGCAAAGGTTAGcgttaaattatgtatttatttaattaacgtgtattctatatacatatatataggtaaatatatatgtgtgtatatacacatacatgtgtgtggatatatacatatatatatatatacgatcgCATATAGCAATGGAGCATACAGCGACGTTATCGAAAGAAGTCTGTGATACAGGCAAAACATTTCTCTTAGCGCACAAACCTGTTGTTTAGGAGAAGACGATGTAGTTTCGCGAATTTTCGGGAAGTTTTCCccggggagagagagagaagatagACGAAAGGGAAGggaaaggaagagaagaataaTAAGACGATGAATACGATTAGGACGATTACGAATTAGCTCATTAGTtattatatacgttatactccTTTTCTCGT comes from Bombus fervidus isolate BK054 chromosome 18, iyBomFerv1, whole genome shotgun sequence and encodes:
- the Krt95d gene encoding phosphofurin acidic cluster sorting protein KrT95D isoform X7, which codes for MQSSKRTLRSNEMAIPTGGMLDTELELQFALQYPHFLKRDGNKLLIQLQRRKRYKNRTMLGYKTLAEGVINMAQVLQKQMDLELELVSDKAEKYGGHSVVLARVSVVALSSQPVDQDKRLMNDPNERLCPEYSDEEEEFSSEGEAEGSDSEPTLEMGHRRKSRAKIPPNARQRNLKQKFIALLKRRFRVSEDLDQDQEEIGQKLSDSLTGFVKGAEMEIEELFDELENFSDSGPELDTMSVSSTPKPSLRPFFSSSRSLLAPPHSVVTNEETGNTAATAIGQQSAGQPAKEKQRIGHTTPERGVDRQSDDSSRRADSDSHPENWTDHEANDPPNYVTGSPPKSEQHNKAENTDKRSRLFTRDRGVPATNKSKKHSLSVDLKPPADLNSSEPRKALVEQLSRVLPDDSLPDAVSLVSLADPGAAVLATRLQERNHRVLTTASPADIRATFTCLVTRIQKFCNSSAKPPAPIKVVIAGGDGFVNAVLRHYVDQLSFRPQNYLKFFVVPLGSNTLSKYLGSIDAKYSMLFGDEWKELLEREGGGASEGAARVSEYLASAGTTLLLPIAEAMVTYRETDDSSQIFIPFINDVRVGCPDSSSSASVDLEESNVTMSGSPPSLPPLVLPVTFPGRLTPPSSPNVGQPTREGWEPVELQLDYWSKQTQGEKGKNTLRQAFRALHVQRLPPLGETPGHYLSMNYTTKEKKQKIMRLGKKKEKEKENEPKSQTVEGVTRLICSAKTHNIPLRVSIDGTEWYGVKFFQLSAQWQTHIKTFPIAMLEYSPQQQAANPT